The Triticum aestivum cultivar Chinese Spring chromosome 3A, IWGSC CS RefSeq v2.1, whole genome shotgun sequence genome includes a region encoding these proteins:
- the LOC123062198 gene encoding uncharacterized protein isoform X1 — MLRPFVSARGAHPQITPRASCGPRLEAAGPSAGSPPRGQTRRCRFGSPGPTTRLAPAGDAGGQQLMGEEAPATRGGGLEAGTGGGRGDSTYQGYDVQCLVRWVDHVLPFSLLLLDVFILQHLQGFFVMIWITAVMFKSNDILCKQTALKQATRLGERPCRCHDDCSFWPDRGTKTCGIPSFGRTSSSDCTLAWTESGAPASVSHLIPLLDSMNEARRHSHI; from the exons ATGCTCCGTCCGTTTGTGTCCGCGCGAGGAGCTCACCCCCAAATAACTCCTCGGGCGTCCTGCGGGCCCAGGCTGGAGGCGGCAGGCCCCAGCGCGGGGAGCCCGCCGCGAGGGCAGACAAGAAGGTGTCGATTCGGATCTCCGGGTCCGACGACGCGCCTGGCGCCGGCGGGGGACGCGGGAGGGCAGCAGCTCATGGGTGAGGAGGCCCCCGCGACGCGGGGGGGGGGCCTCGAGGCCGGCACGGGCGGCGGGAGGGGGGACTCGACGTACCAGGGCTATGACGTGCAGTGTCTGGTGAGGTGGGTGGACCACGTGCTGCCCTTCTCCCTGCTCCTCCTCGACGTCTTCATCCTCCAGCACCTGCAAG GTTTCTTCGTAATGATTTGGATTACCGCAGTCATGTTCAAGTCAAATGATATCTTGTGCAAGCAGACCGCTCTCAAG CAGGCTACAAGGTTGGGGGAGCGACCCTGCCGTTGTCATGATGACTGCTCCTTCTGGCCGGATCGAGGCACGAAGACCTGTGGGATCCCCTCCTTCGGCAGGACCTCCTCATCTG ATTGCACTCTTGCATGGACAGAGAGTGGAGCGCCAGCTTCAGTTTCTCATCTGATCCCACTTCTGGACTCCATGAATGAA GCTCGCAGGCACAGCCACATATAA
- the LOC123062198 gene encoding uncharacterized protein isoform X4: protein MLRPFVSARGAHPQITPRASCGPRLEAAGPSAGSPPRGQTRRCRFGSPGPTTRLAPAGDAGGQQLMGEEAPATRGGGLEAGTGGGRGDSTYQGYDVQCLVRWVDHVLPFSLLLLDVFILQHLQGFFVMIWITAVMFKSNDILCKQTALKATRLGERPCRCHDDCSFWPDRGTKTCGIPSFGRTSSSESGAPASVSHLIPLLDSMNEARRHSHI, encoded by the exons ATGCTCCGTCCGTTTGTGTCCGCGCGAGGAGCTCACCCCCAAATAACTCCTCGGGCGTCCTGCGGGCCCAGGCTGGAGGCGGCAGGCCCCAGCGCGGGGAGCCCGCCGCGAGGGCAGACAAGAAGGTGTCGATTCGGATCTCCGGGTCCGACGACGCGCCTGGCGCCGGCGGGGGACGCGGGAGGGCAGCAGCTCATGGGTGAGGAGGCCCCCGCGACGCGGGGGGGGGGCCTCGAGGCCGGCACGGGCGGCGGGAGGGGGGACTCGACGTACCAGGGCTATGACGTGCAGTGTCTGGTGAGGTGGGTGGACCACGTGCTGCCCTTCTCCCTGCTCCTCCTCGACGTCTTCATCCTCCAGCACCTGCAAG GTTTCTTCGTAATGATTTGGATTACCGCAGTCATGTTCAAGTCAAATGATATCTTGTGCAAGCAGACCGCTCTCAAG GCTACAAGGTTGGGGGAGCGACCCTGCCGTTGTCATGATGACTGCTCCTTCTGGCCGGATCGAGGCACGAAGACCTGTGGGATCCCCTCCTTCGGCAGGACCTCCTCATCTG AGAGTGGAGCGCCAGCTTCAGTTTCTCATCTGATCCCACTTCTGGACTCCATGAATGAA GCTCGCAGGCACAGCCACATATAA
- the LOC123062198 gene encoding uncharacterized protein isoform X2, which translates to MLRPFVSARGAHPQITPRASCGPRLEAAGPSAGSPPRGQTRRCRFGSPGPTTRLAPAGDAGGQQLMGEEAPATRGGGLEAGTGGGRGDSTYQGYDVQCLVRWVDHVLPFSLLLLDVFILQHLQGFFVMIWITAVMFKSNDILCKQTALKATRLGERPCRCHDDCSFWPDRGTKTCGIPSFGRTSSSDCTLAWTESGAPASVSHLIPLLDSMNEARRHSHI; encoded by the exons ATGCTCCGTCCGTTTGTGTCCGCGCGAGGAGCTCACCCCCAAATAACTCCTCGGGCGTCCTGCGGGCCCAGGCTGGAGGCGGCAGGCCCCAGCGCGGGGAGCCCGCCGCGAGGGCAGACAAGAAGGTGTCGATTCGGATCTCCGGGTCCGACGACGCGCCTGGCGCCGGCGGGGGACGCGGGAGGGCAGCAGCTCATGGGTGAGGAGGCCCCCGCGACGCGGGGGGGGGGCCTCGAGGCCGGCACGGGCGGCGGGAGGGGGGACTCGACGTACCAGGGCTATGACGTGCAGTGTCTGGTGAGGTGGGTGGACCACGTGCTGCCCTTCTCCCTGCTCCTCCTCGACGTCTTCATCCTCCAGCACCTGCAAG GTTTCTTCGTAATGATTTGGATTACCGCAGTCATGTTCAAGTCAAATGATATCTTGTGCAAGCAGACCGCTCTCAAG GCTACAAGGTTGGGGGAGCGACCCTGCCGTTGTCATGATGACTGCTCCTTCTGGCCGGATCGAGGCACGAAGACCTGTGGGATCCCCTCCTTCGGCAGGACCTCCTCATCTG ATTGCACTCTTGCATGGACAGAGAGTGGAGCGCCAGCTTCAGTTTCTCATCTGATCCCACTTCTGGACTCCATGAATGAA GCTCGCAGGCACAGCCACATATAA
- the LOC123062198 gene encoding uncharacterized protein isoform X3, translating into MLRPFVSARGAHPQITPRASCGPRLEAAGPSAGSPPRGQTRRCRFGSPGPTTRLAPAGDAGGQQLMGEEAPATRGGGLEAGTGGGRGDSTYQGYDVQCLVRWVDHVLPFSLLLLDVFILQHLQGFFVMIWITAVMFKSNDILCKQTALKQATRLGERPCRCHDDCSFWPDRGTKTCGIPSFGRTSSSESGAPASVSHLIPLLDSMNEARRHSHI; encoded by the exons ATGCTCCGTCCGTTTGTGTCCGCGCGAGGAGCTCACCCCCAAATAACTCCTCGGGCGTCCTGCGGGCCCAGGCTGGAGGCGGCAGGCCCCAGCGCGGGGAGCCCGCCGCGAGGGCAGACAAGAAGGTGTCGATTCGGATCTCCGGGTCCGACGACGCGCCTGGCGCCGGCGGGGGACGCGGGAGGGCAGCAGCTCATGGGTGAGGAGGCCCCCGCGACGCGGGGGGGGGGCCTCGAGGCCGGCACGGGCGGCGGGAGGGGGGACTCGACGTACCAGGGCTATGACGTGCAGTGTCTGGTGAGGTGGGTGGACCACGTGCTGCCCTTCTCCCTGCTCCTCCTCGACGTCTTCATCCTCCAGCACCTGCAAG GTTTCTTCGTAATGATTTGGATTACCGCAGTCATGTTCAAGTCAAATGATATCTTGTGCAAGCAGACCGCTCTCAAG CAGGCTACAAGGTTGGGGGAGCGACCCTGCCGTTGTCATGATGACTGCTCCTTCTGGCCGGATCGAGGCACGAAGACCTGTGGGATCCCCTCCTTCGGCAGGACCTCCTCATCTG AGAGTGGAGCGCCAGCTTCAGTTTCTCATCTGATCCCACTTCTGGACTCCATGAATGAA GCTCGCAGGCACAGCCACATATAA